From the Macaca nemestrina isolate mMacNem1 chromosome 7, mMacNem.hap1, whole genome shotgun sequence genome, the window GACAGCCAGCGCCAAGAGGGTCATAACGCCTGGGGCACTGgtaccccctccccaccaccatccccattAAAGGCTTCGGGGGCGGTCGCCAGGTATTTCAGTacagtgggggtggggtgagaaAAAAAGGTCCGTACTCACCCTCCCCCCCGCCCGGGCCCCTAGAAAGTCTTGACTCCTGGGAACGTGACAGCCAGCGGGTCTCCGGACTGGAGCTGTTGCAGAGGGCCGGGAAGGAGCTGGGCGGGCCCCGGGCCCCTCGGGGGCTAGAGGGGCCGCCAGGGCCCAAAGCTCTAGAGACACCTGTGACGGGGGCCGCGGCCGCGAAGTCCCCAGCCCCAGGCCGAGCAGGAGCCGGAGCCCAGCCCGGCTGCTGAGGGCTTGCTGCCTCGTGCGCACTCCCGTAATTCGTTAATTGCTGTAAATCCCAAGGACGGCCACATTTGATTACACATACAGTATAAGAACCGACAACAAAGCGACGAATTAATTACCAACTTCATTAACATAGGTCCCCAAATTAAAAGCAGCGAGCTGTTTCTTTGGGCCCACTAGccgtggtggtgatggtagttgGTGGTGGGTGGGTGGCGGGGGGTGGGGTATTTAggaagagattttatttttcttttcctgcactAGGTGTTGTGAAGGAAGAGCTGTCTTCtgctcccactcccacccccctTATTCACACACACTCAGCAGTTCCACTAGCCAGCCCCCACCCCATACTCCGCCcagtctgtttttgcttttctaggGACTCGAATCCGTTTGAAACCTGTCCGGTCCCTGCTCTCTATGCCAGGCAAAAAAGTTGGGCTGGGGGTCGCACTCTCCAGCTCGGGTCCCCAGGTCCCATCACTTCCCAGCCTCCCGGCTCTCAGCCCGGGGCTCGGGCGGCGCCAGCCCAGTTAGCTCCAGGCCTCGCAGTGTCGGGCGTTTGGTGGCGTTTGTTCTAACACAGAAGCTATTTCCAGCGGGGGCCTCCCTCGCTCGCTCCCTTCCCTGATATCTTGTCGACCTCACACTCGGATCCTCGAGGCCCgatgtggccccagctacttccCCTAAATGGGCCCTGGGATTAGATTCTGGGGTTCGTGTTCCCTGCAGTCTGTCGTGGGCTTCTCAATTCCAAAAAACCCCAGGCGCCTACCAGAAGCCCGGGTCTCTCACTCGGG encodes:
- the LOC105473727 gene encoding uncharacterized protein translates to MLKNHSSRSLGLVTRVGDHDNQGLGGCQLTNYGSAHEAASPQQPGWAPAPARPGAGDFAAAAPVTGVSRALGPGGPSSPRGARGPPSSFPALCNSSSPETRWLSRSQESRLSRGPGGGEEEFCPDSAAVGSRQAFSWVSPGKVAKLFFTCKNMLFIFQSLLVNLEIADSPAQTYLCVY